One stretch of Pseudomonas azotoformans DNA includes these proteins:
- the pobA gene encoding 4-hydroxybenzoate 3-monooxygenase — protein MKTLKTQVAIIGAGPSGLLLGQLLHNAGIQTLILERQSADYVQGRIRAGVLEQGMVDLLRQAGVSQRMDNEGLVHEGFELALNGQLTHIDLKALTGGQTVMIYGQTEVTRDLTAARAAAGAITLYEAHDVQPHELKSDRPWLTFKHQGEAFRLECDYIAGCDGYHGVARQSIPAESLNVFERVYPFGWLGILADTPPVHPELVYAKHPRGFALCSMRSPTRSRYYLQVPVEEPLDEWSDARFWDELKTRLPSHLAADLVTGPSIEKSIAPLRSFVVEPMQYGRLFLLGDAAHIVPPTGAKGLNLAASDVSTLYRILLKVYGEGRVDLLERYSAICLRRVWKAERFSWWMTSMLHQFPEADGFSQRIAESELDYFIHSEAGRKTIAENYVGLSYEAIE, from the coding sequence ATGAAAACGCTGAAAACCCAAGTCGCCATTATCGGCGCCGGTCCCTCCGGACTGTTGCTCGGCCAACTGCTGCACAATGCCGGTATCCAGACCCTGATCCTCGAGCGCCAGAGCGCCGACTATGTACAAGGCCGCATCCGTGCCGGGGTGCTGGAACAAGGCATGGTCGACCTGCTGCGGCAGGCGGGCGTCAGCCAGCGCATGGACAACGAAGGCCTGGTGCATGAGGGCTTCGAGTTGGCGCTCAATGGCCAGCTTACCCACATCGACCTCAAGGCGCTGACCGGCGGCCAGACGGTCATGATCTACGGCCAGACCGAAGTCACCCGCGACCTGACGGCAGCCCGTGCCGCCGCCGGTGCCATCACCTTGTATGAAGCCCATGACGTGCAACCCCACGAGCTCAAAAGTGATCGACCCTGGCTGACCTTCAAACATCAGGGCGAAGCCTTCCGCCTGGAGTGCGACTACATCGCCGGTTGCGATGGCTACCACGGGGTTGCGCGCCAGTCGATCCCGGCCGAATCACTGAACGTTTTCGAACGGGTCTACCCCTTCGGCTGGCTGGGTATCCTCGCCGATACGCCGCCGGTTCACCCTGAACTGGTGTACGCCAAACATCCGCGTGGCTTTGCCTTGTGCAGCATGCGATCGCCGACGCGCAGCCGTTATTACCTGCAAGTCCCGGTGGAGGAGCCGCTTGATGAGTGGTCCGATGCGCGCTTCTGGGACGAACTGAAAACCCGCCTGCCCAGCCACCTTGCAGCCGACCTAGTGACCGGCCCGTCGATCGAAAAAAGCATCGCGCCGCTGCGCAGCTTTGTGGTGGAGCCGATGCAGTACGGGCGCCTGTTCCTGCTCGGTGATGCCGCGCATATCGTGCCGCCCACCGGGGCCAAGGGCTTGAACCTGGCGGCCAGTGACGTGAGTACCCTGTATCGGATTCTGCTCAAGGTCTACGGCGAGGGGCGGGTGGATTTGCTCGAACGCTATTCCGCCATCTGCCTGCGGCGTGTGTGGAAGGCCGAGCGCTTTTCCTGGTGGATGACCTCGATGCTGCATCAGTTTCCCGAGGCGGATGGCTTCAGCCAGCGCATCGCCGAGAGTGAGCTCGATTACTTCATCCACTCCGAGGCCGGGCGCAAGACCATCGCCGAAAATTACGTCGGGCTTTCTTACGAAGCTATCGAATAG
- a CDS encoding MDR family MFS transporter: MTHLNQPVPPLPAVRSILASLMMAIFLGALDQTIVAVSMPAISARFHDVNLLAWVISGYMVAMTVAVPIYGKLGDLYGRRPMMLIGMGLFTLASLFCGMAQSMEQLVLARILQGIGAGGMISVSQAIIGDIIPPRERGRYQGYFSSMYAVASVAGPVLGGYMTEYLSWRWVFLINLPLGAGAWYVAHRTLVGLPVPQRKPIIDYLGTLLMIIGLTALLLGITEIGQGQHWRSDSVLGLLACALVALTVFVWHERRAREPLLPMHLFANRSAVLCWCTIFFTSFQAISLTVLMPLRYQTVTGSGADSAALHLLPLAMGLPMGAYFAGRMTSVTGRYKPMILSGALLSPFAILGMALSAPQAVGLTAMFMLLCGIAAGMQFPTSLVGTQNSVEQRDIGVATSTTNLFRSLGGAVGVACMSALLLALLQDSSFAHLASGALVAEGSSGNVLLDGLNAAPGPAQDALRGELAVTFRHLLMVSAAVSLLGLTAAIAMPNRVLRGREDKAK, encoded by the coding sequence GTGACGCACCTCAATCAGCCCGTTCCGCCGCTGCCCGCTGTGCGCAGCATCCTCGCCTCACTGATGATGGCGATCTTCCTGGGGGCCTTGGACCAGACCATTGTCGCCGTGTCCATGCCCGCAATTTCCGCCCGGTTCCACGACGTCAACCTGCTGGCCTGGGTCATCTCCGGCTACATGGTGGCGATGACCGTGGCGGTGCCGATCTACGGCAAGCTTGGCGACCTGTACGGGCGCCGGCCGATGATGCTGATTGGCATGGGCCTGTTCACCCTGGCCTCGCTGTTTTGCGGCATGGCGCAAAGCATGGAGCAACTGGTGCTGGCGCGGATCCTCCAGGGCATCGGCGCCGGCGGCATGATTTCGGTGAGCCAGGCGATCATCGGCGACATCATCCCGCCCCGCGAACGCGGGCGCTACCAGGGCTATTTCAGCAGCATGTACGCGGTGGCCAGTGTGGCCGGGCCGGTGCTCGGCGGCTACATGACCGAGTACCTGTCGTGGCGCTGGGTGTTCCTGATCAACCTCCCATTGGGCGCCGGCGCCTGGTACGTGGCCCATCGCACCCTGGTCGGGCTGCCGGTGCCGCAGCGCAAGCCGATCATCGATTACCTCGGCACGCTGCTGATGATCATCGGCCTCACCGCCTTGCTGCTGGGCATCACCGAAATCGGCCAGGGCCAGCATTGGCGCAGCGACTCGGTGCTGGGCTTGCTGGCGTGTGCGCTGGTGGCGTTGACGGTGTTTGTCTGGCATGAGCGGCGTGCACGGGAGCCGTTGTTGCCGATGCATCTGTTCGCCAACCGCAGCGCGGTGTTGTGCTGGTGCACGATTTTCTTCACCAGCTTCCAGGCGATTTCCCTGACGGTGCTGATGCCGCTGCGTTATCAGACGGTGACCGGCTCAGGCGCGGACAGCGCGGCCCTGCACCTGCTGCCCCTGGCGATGGGCTTGCCGATGGGCGCCTATTTTGCCGGGCGCATGACCTCGGTGACCGGCCGTTATAAACCGATGATCCTCAGTGGCGCCTTGCTGAGCCCCTTTGCGATTCTCGGCATGGCCTTGAGCGCGCCCCAGGCGGTGGGGCTGACGGCGATGTTCATGTTGCTGTGCGGGATCGCCGCCGGCATGCAATTCCCCACTTCGCTGGTGGGTACGCAGAACTCGGTGGAACAACGCGACATCGGCGTCGCCACCAGCACCACCAACCTGTTCCGCTCCCTCGGCGGAGCAGTCGGGGTAGCGTGCATGTCGGCGCTGTTGCTGGCGCTGTTGCAGGACTCCAGCTTCGCCCACCTGGCCAGCGGCGCGCTGGTGGCCGAGGGCAGTTCCGGCAATGTGCTGCTCGACGGCCTCAACGCCGCCCCCGGCCCAGCGCAGGACGCCCTGCGCGGGGAACTGGCGGTGACCTTCCGGCATTTGTTGATGGTGAGTGCGGCGGTGTCGCTGCTGGGGCTCACGGCGGCAATCGCAATGCCCAACCGGGTGCTGCGCGGCCGCGAAGACAAAGCTAAGTAA
- a CDS encoding cache domain-containing protein — protein sequence MKALLRLTWLLLLCFSQVHAATAQDENAQAAKALLEKALVYYQSNGDKAFAAFSRQGEFVDHDRYVFVVDTQGVLLASGGPSSALIGRDVSEVLGPELRQSFKAALTVPEGQGIQQADYRWQNWNDGKVEHKHVFYQRVGERILAVGYYLPRATPEQARALRNKAVNALLKDEPGTLKAINSLQGGFLQDDLYVFVVDLDTQRYVAHGTNLRLINTDFSKIKDPDGKPVGEPILKLMAEQDQGEYKYRWKNPVTDKVENKHAYVRKAGHFMVAVGYYSP from the coding sequence ATGAAGGCACTGCTTCGACTCACCTGGCTGCTGCTGTTGTGTTTCAGCCAGGTGCACGCCGCAACGGCTCAGGATGAGAACGCCCAGGCCGCCAAGGCATTGCTGGAAAAAGCCTTGGTTTACTACCAGAGCAATGGCGACAAGGCGTTTGCCGCGTTCAGTCGCCAGGGCGAGTTTGTCGACCACGACCGCTATGTGTTCGTGGTCGACACCCAGGGCGTGCTGCTGGCCAGTGGCGGTCCATCTTCCGCCTTGATCGGCCGCGACGTGTCCGAGGTGCTCGGGCCGGAGTTGCGCCAGTCATTCAAGGCCGCGCTGACGGTGCCGGAAGGCCAGGGCATCCAACAGGCCGATTACCGCTGGCAGAACTGGAACGACGGCAAGGTCGAACACAAGCATGTGTTTTATCAGCGCGTGGGCGAACGCATCCTGGCGGTGGGTTACTACTTGCCCCGGGCCACGCCGGAACAGGCCCGGGCCCTGCGCAACAAGGCGGTGAACGCACTGCTCAAGGATGAACCCGGCACGCTCAAGGCCATCAATTCGTTGCAAGGCGGTTTCCTGCAGGATGACCTCTATGTGTTCGTGGTCGACCTCGATACCCAGCGCTATGTGGCGCACGGCACCAACCTGCGCCTGATCAACACCGACTTCAGCAAGATCAAGGACCCCGACGGCAAGCCGGTGGGCGAGCCGATCCTGAAGCTGATGGCCGAGCAGGACCAGGGCGAATATAAATACCGCTGGAAAAACCCGGTGACCGACAAGGTCGAGAACAAGCACGCGTATGTGCGCAAGGCCGGGCATTTCATGGTAGCGGTGGGTTACTACAGCCCTTGA
- the cynS gene encoding cyanase produces the protein MLQSHFAQTPRLALADTVIELKARKNLSWQDLTDGTGLSLAFVTAALLGQHPLPKEAADVVCDKLGLDQDTSRLLQSVPLRGSFPGGVPTDPTMYRFYEMLQVYGSTLKALVHEQFGDGIISAINFKLDIKKVEDPDGGSRAVITLDGKYLPTKPF, from the coding sequence ATGTTGCAATCCCACTTCGCCCAAACCCCACGCCTGGCCCTGGCCGACACCGTTATCGAGCTCAAGGCGCGCAAGAACCTGTCCTGGCAGGACCTCACCGACGGCACCGGCCTGAGCCTGGCGTTCGTCACCGCCGCCCTGCTCGGCCAGCACCCGTTGCCCAAGGAGGCCGCTGACGTGGTGTGCGATAAGCTCGGCCTGGACCAGGACACCAGCCGCCTGCTGCAAAGCGTGCCCCTGCGCGGCAGCTTTCCCGGCGGTGTACCGACGGACCCGACGATGTATCGCTTCTACGAAATGCTCCAGGTCTATGGCTCGACCCTCAAGGCCCTGGTGCACGAGCAATTCGGTGACGGCATCATCAGTGCGATCAACTTCAAGCTGGACATCAAGAAGGTCGAAGACCCGGACGGAGGCTCCCGCGCGGTGATCACCCTGGATGGCAAGTACCTGCCGACCAAACCCTTCTGA
- a CDS encoding carbonic anhydrase has product MQDLINGFRKFQSEAFGQRSDLFKHLATTQNPGTLFVSCSDSRVVPELLTQQEPGDLFVIRNAGNIVPSYGPEPGGVSATVEYAVAVLGVRDIVICGHSDCGAMTAISTCKCLDHLPAVANWLRHAESAKLINAAREHASDAARLSSLVRENVIAQLANLKTHPSVALALGQGRLTLHGWVYDIETGAIDALDQRSGGFVSLLDQIHAA; this is encoded by the coding sequence ATGCAAGACCTCATCAACGGCTTTCGCAAATTCCAGTCAGAAGCCTTCGGCCAACGCAGCGACCTGTTCAAGCACCTGGCCACCACCCAGAACCCTGGCACGTTGTTCGTGTCCTGTTCCGACAGCCGGGTGGTTCCGGAACTGCTGACCCAGCAGGAACCCGGTGATCTGTTTGTGATCCGCAACGCCGGCAATATCGTGCCGTCCTACGGCCCGGAGCCCGGCGGTGTGTCGGCCACGGTCGAATACGCAGTGGCGGTGCTGGGGGTGCGCGATATCGTGATCTGCGGCCATTCCGACTGCGGTGCCATGACCGCGATCTCCACCTGCAAATGCCTGGACCACCTGCCGGCCGTGGCCAACTGGTTGCGCCACGCCGAGTCGGCCAAGCTGATCAACGCCGCCCGCGAGCATGCCTCGGACGCCGCCCGCCTGAGTTCATTGGTGCGCGAAAACGTGATCGCGCAACTGGCCAACCTCAAGACTCACCCTTCGGTCGCCCTGGCGCTCGGGCAAGGCCGGCTGACCCTGCATGGCTGGGTATACGACATCGAGACCGGCGCCATCGACGCCCTGGACCAACGCAGCGGTGGCTTCGTGTCGCTGCTGGATCAGATTCACGCTGCCTGA
- the cynR gene encoding transcriptional regulator CynR yields MLLRHIRYLLAVAEHRNFTRAAEALHVSQPTLSQQIKQLEDTLGAPLLDRSGRSVSLTDAGAAYVRFARLALQDLQAGTRAMHDVQDLSRGSLRLAMTPTFTAYLIGPLLARFNALYPGITLSIEELTQDRMEAALTEDLLDIGIGFTGEHLPDIQCEGLFAEALSVVVGAGHPGLDGRRWLEQPMVLLNPGFATRRYIDGYCRDQGVKPLIAMEANSISAIIEIVRNTHLATILPSAIAQAQPGLRAVAIEPALPQRTVALLSRQGAYRSAACRAFVALIKAPPATD; encoded by the coding sequence ATGCTGTTGCGTCATATCCGTTACCTGCTGGCCGTTGCCGAGCATCGCAATTTCACGCGTGCCGCCGAGGCGCTGCACGTGTCGCAGCCGACCTTGTCGCAACAGATCAAACAGCTGGAAGACACCCTCGGTGCGCCGTTGCTGGACCGCTCCGGGCGCAGTGTCAGCCTCACTGATGCCGGCGCCGCCTATGTGCGCTTTGCGCGCCTGGCTTTGCAGGACTTGCAGGCGGGCACGCGGGCCATGCATGACGTGCAGGACTTGAGCCGGGGCAGCCTGCGCCTGGCAATGACCCCGACCTTCACCGCCTACCTGATCGGCCCGTTGTTGGCGCGGTTCAACGCCCTGTATCCGGGAATCACCCTGAGCATCGAAGAGCTGACCCAGGACCGCATGGAAGCCGCGCTGACCGAGGACCTGCTGGATATCGGCATCGGTTTTACCGGCGAGCATCTGCCGGATATCCAATGCGAAGGGCTGTTTGCCGAAGCGTTGAGCGTGGTGGTGGGGGCTGGCCATCCTGGGTTGGACGGCCGGCGGTGGCTGGAGCAGCCGATGGTGCTGCTCAACCCAGGCTTCGCGACACGGCGCTACATCGATGGCTACTGCCGCGATCAAGGGGTAAAGCCGCTGATTGCGATGGAAGCCAACTCCATCAGCGCGATCATCGAAATCGTGCGCAACACCCACCTGGCAACCATCCTGCCCAGTGCGATTGCCCAGGCCCAGCCAGGGTTGCGTGCGGTAGCGATCGAACCGGCGTTACCGCAACGCACCGTGGCACTGCTCAGTCGCCAGGGTGCCTATCGCAGCGCCGCGTGCCGGGCCTTTGTCGCGTTGATCAAGGCGCCGCCAGCCACTGATTGA
- a CDS encoding transporter substrate-binding domain-containing protein: MKALFALCVLGLATSALADTAPSRLDQVLERGTLTVCTTGDYKPYTSLRADGTYEGIDIAMAESLAKSLNAKIHWVPTTWKSLMPDFLAQRCDIAVGGISVSLERQKKAFFSQALGVDGKIPLVRCADVQRYQSVEQINQPNVRVIEPAGGTNEVFARAHLGQAQIRLHDNVTIFDELLAGKADVMITDASEARYQQKLKPGLCAVNPERQMQYSEKAFLLPRDDVAWKSYVDQWLHLSVATGVYDGIVNQWLAAP, encoded by the coding sequence ATGAAAGCTCTTTTTGCCCTGTGTGTACTCGGCCTGGCCACCAGCGCCCTGGCCGACACCGCGCCCTCGCGCCTTGACCAGGTGCTCGAACGCGGCACGCTCACCGTCTGCACCACCGGTGACTACAAGCCCTACACCTCGCTGCGCGCCGACGGCACCTATGAAGGCATCGACATTGCGATGGCCGAATCCCTGGCCAAGAGCCTCAACGCCAAGATCCACTGGGTGCCTACCACCTGGAAAAGCCTGATGCCGGACTTCCTCGCCCAGCGCTGCGACATCGCGGTGGGCGGCATTTCGGTGTCCCTGGAGCGCCAGAAAAAAGCCTTCTTCAGCCAGGCCCTCGGCGTCGACGGCAAGATCCCCCTGGTGCGCTGCGCCGACGTGCAGCGTTACCAGAGCGTCGAGCAGATCAACCAGCCGAATGTGCGCGTGATCGAACCGGCGGGTGGCACCAACGAAGTGTTTGCCCGGGCCCACCTGGGCCAGGCACAGATCCGTTTGCACGACAACGTGACCATCTTCGACGAACTGCTGGCCGGCAAGGCCGACGTGATGATCACCGACGCCAGCGAAGCGCGTTACCAGCAAAAGCTCAAGCCCGGGCTGTGCGCGGTCAACCCGGAACGGCAGATGCAATACAGCGAGAAAGCCTTCCTGCTGCCCCGCGATGACGTGGCATGGAAGAGCTACGTCGACCAGTGGCTGCACCTGAGCGTGGCCACCGGGGTGTATGACGGCATCGTCAATCAGTGGCTGGCGGCGCCTTGA
- a CDS encoding glutamine synthetase family protein: protein MSVFACLQEAQSFLEQHPDIEMFELFILDNNGVPRGKLLHRDELLAVYESGRPLPSTILGLTINGDDVENSGLVWEVGDIDCRAYPISGSLQRMPWRLIPTAAVQVSMHPSEGLPATVADPRHLLAKVIDGLKADGYYPVMAAELEFYLLDQKPDANGRPQPARDVDGGRPRSTQVYGLRELEQIEPFLADLYSACKLQGIPARTAISEYAPGQVEITLEHRTDALQAMDEAVRYKRLVKGVAHKHGMTACFMAKPFDDLAGTGMHMHVSLADAEGNNLFASEAADGTPLLRQAVGGMLSTLLDSLLMFCPNANSYRRFQTNSYAPLAATWGVDNRTVSLRVPGGPANSRHIEHRICGADANPYLAAAAILAGIHRGIREQRDPGAPVEGNGYAQAKELLPTDWLTTLRALEASDWAREAFGSEFLGVYLAVKRAEYRQFMGEVGEQDWRWYLHPA from the coding sequence ATGAGTGTCTTTGCCTGCCTGCAGGAAGCCCAGTCCTTCCTTGAACAACACCCGGACATCGAGATGTTCGAGCTGTTTATCCTCGACAACAACGGCGTGCCACGCGGCAAGTTGCTGCACCGCGACGAACTGCTGGCGGTGTACGAGAGCGGGCGCCCTTTGCCCAGCACCATCCTCGGCTTGACCATCAACGGCGACGACGTGGAAAACTCCGGGCTGGTCTGGGAGGTGGGCGATATCGACTGCCGGGCCTACCCGATCAGCGGCAGCCTGCAACGCATGCCGTGGCGGTTGATCCCCACTGCGGCGGTGCAAGTCAGCATGCACCCCAGCGAAGGCCTGCCTGCCACCGTGGCCGACCCTCGGCATCTGCTGGCCAAGGTGATCGATGGGCTCAAGGCCGACGGTTATTACCCGGTGATGGCGGCCGAGCTGGAATTCTACTTGCTCGACCAGAAACCCGACGCCAATGGTCGCCCGCAACCGGCACGCGATGTGGACGGCGGACGGCCGCGCTCGACCCAGGTCTACGGCCTGCGTGAGCTGGAGCAGATCGAGCCATTTCTCGCCGACCTCTACAGTGCCTGCAAACTGCAAGGTATTCCGGCGCGCACCGCCATTTCCGAATACGCGCCGGGCCAGGTGGAGATCACCCTGGAACACCGCACCGACGCCCTGCAAGCCATGGACGAAGCGGTGCGCTACAAACGCCTGGTCAAGGGTGTGGCGCATAAACACGGGATGACCGCTTGTTTCATGGCCAAGCCGTTCGACGACCTGGCCGGCACCGGCATGCACATGCACGTGAGCCTGGCGGACGCCGAGGGCAATAACCTGTTCGCCAGTGAGGCCGCTGATGGCACGCCACTGTTGCGCCAGGCGGTGGGCGGCATGCTCAGTACCTTGCTCGATTCTTTGCTGATGTTCTGTCCCAACGCCAACTCATACCGCCGTTTCCAGACCAACAGCTACGCACCACTGGCCGCCACCTGGGGCGTGGACAACCGCACCGTCAGCCTGCGCGTGCCGGGCGGGCCGGCCAATTCGCGGCATATCGAGCACCGTATCTGCGGCGCCGACGCCAATCCCTACCTGGCTGCCGCCGCCATCCTGGCTGGGATCCATCGCGGCATCCGTGAACAACGCGACCCCGGTGCTCCGGTAGAAGGCAACGGCTACGCCCAGGCCAAGGAGCTGTTGCCCACCGACTGGCTCACCACCCTGCGTGCGCTGGAGGCTTCAGATTGGGCGCGGGAAGCGTTTGGCAGTGAGTTCCTCGGCGTGTACCTGGCGGTAAAACGTGCTGAATACCGCCAGTTCATGGGCGAGGTGGGGGAGCAGGATTGGCGGTGGTATTTGCACCCGGCGTGA
- a CDS encoding class I SAM-dependent methyltransferase, with protein MSPHTPSSIEIEYAERCGREHARVCGDTRPPGLMQRLAAWRDEWLVRQALKVAGEPGLILDLACGSGRFWPVLAEHVNRVILASDNSQDMLDHALTHHPAALLKRVKTFQGSAFSIGLSANAVDCIFCLELFRHVPSSEGRQALLREFHRVSRDSVIVSVPSRTSVEDEFRQAGFKVLSHHEFMPGSNQWRVYVLRKRG; from the coding sequence ATGTCGCCACACACGCCTTCCTCCATCGAGATTGAATACGCCGAGCGCTGCGGCCGTGAGCACGCCAGGGTCTGCGGCGACACGCGCCCGCCCGGGCTGATGCAGCGCCTGGCAGCCTGGCGCGACGAGTGGTTGGTACGTCAGGCCTTGAAGGTCGCGGGTGAGCCGGGCCTGATCCTCGACCTCGCCTGCGGTTCGGGGCGCTTCTGGCCGGTGCTGGCCGAACACGTCAACCGGGTCATCCTGGCGTCGGACAACTCCCAGGACATGCTCGACCACGCGCTGACCCACCACCCGGCGGCCCTGCTCAAGCGGGTCAAGACATTCCAGGGTTCGGCGTTTTCCATCGGCTTGTCGGCGAATGCGGTGGACTGCATTTTCTGCCTGGAATTGTTTCGCCATGTGCCCAGCAGTGAAGGGCGCCAGGCATTGCTGCGTGAGTTTCACCGGGTCAGTCGCGACTCGGTGATTGTCTCTGTACCCTCTCGTACAAGCGTTGAGGACGAGTTCCGCCAGGCCGGCTTCAAGGTCCTGAGCCATCACGAGTTCATGCCGGGCTCCAACCAGTGGCGGGTCTACGTTCTTCGTAAGAGAGGATAA
- the rnd gene encoding ribonuclease D encodes MAIDIHWICDNDSLGQHCAEWQQLPFVALDTEFMRVDTFYPIAGLIQIGDGVRAYLIDPLTIDNWQPLAALLENPAVIKVLHACSEDLEVLLRLTGSLPAPLFDTQLAAAYLNLGFSMGYSRLVQAVLDIELPKGETRSDWLQRPLSETQVSYAAEDAVHLAEVYTRLRPRLTDDKYAWVLEDGAELVANLRREVDPYEVYRDAKLAWKLSRAQLAVLRELCAWREQQARARDLPRNRIIREHSLWPLAKSQPDNLAALGKIEDMHPRTVRQDGQFLLDLIKRAGSVPMDQWPPAVAEPLPVDAAALIKQLRALGQAEAERLDMAPELMLRKKTLEALVKSGYPDGPYQLPDSLRGWRRELMGQALLDSLATAGEQP; translated from the coding sequence GTGGCCATCGATATTCACTGGATCTGCGACAACGATAGCCTCGGCCAGCATTGCGCCGAATGGCAGCAGTTGCCATTCGTCGCCCTCGACACCGAATTCATGCGGGTCGACACCTTTTATCCCATTGCCGGGCTGATCCAGATCGGTGATGGCGTGCGCGCTTACCTGATCGATCCCCTGACCATCGACAACTGGCAACCCTTGGCTGCGCTGCTGGAGAACCCGGCGGTGATCAAGGTGCTGCACGCCTGCAGCGAAGACCTCGAAGTGTTGCTGCGCCTGACTGGCAGCCTGCCCGCGCCTTTGTTCGACACCCAATTGGCGGCGGCTTACCTGAACCTCGGTTTCTCCATGGGCTACTCGCGCCTGGTGCAAGCCGTGCTGGATATCGAGCTGCCCAAGGGCGAGACCCGTTCGGACTGGCTGCAGCGGCCCTTGTCCGAGACCCAGGTCAGCTACGCCGCCGAAGACGCGGTGCACCTGGCCGAGGTCTATACGCGGCTGCGTCCGCGCTTGACGGACGACAAGTACGCCTGGGTGCTGGAAGACGGTGCCGAGCTGGTCGCCAACCTGCGCCGCGAAGTCGACCCGTACGAGGTGTACCGCGACGCCAAGCTGGCATGGAAACTGTCCCGCGCCCAGCTCGCCGTGCTGCGTGAACTGTGCGCCTGGCGCGAGCAGCAAGCCCGCGCCCGTGACTTGCCGCGCAACCGCATCATTCGTGAACACTCGCTGTGGCCCTTGGCCAAATCCCAGCCGGACAACCTCGCCGCCCTGGGCAAGATCGAAGACATGCACCCGCGTACCGTGCGTCAGGACGGCCAGTTCCTGCTGGACCTGATCAAGCGTGCCGGCAGCGTGCCCATGGACCAATGGCCGCCCGCCGTTGCCGAGCCTTTGCCGGTGGATGCCGCCGCACTGATCAAGCAACTGCGCGCCCTTGGCCAGGCTGAGGCCGAACGCCTGGACATGGCGCCGGAACTGATGCTGCGCAAGAAAACCCTCGAAGCCCTGGTCAAGAGTGGCTACCCCGATGGGCCTTACCAATTGCCAGACTCGCTGCGTGGCTGGCGCCGCGAGTTGATGGGCCAGGCGCTGCTCGACAGCCTGGCCACCGCCGGAGAACAGCCTTGA
- a CDS encoding YcgL domain-containing protein: MKRICSIYRSSKRTGMYLYVLKSDALERVPDALITIFGKPAHAFDLVLTPERKLQQEDIVQVLENLDKQGYHLQMPPAEDEYIEHLPEELLRRNDPM; encoded by the coding sequence TTGAAACGTATTTGCTCCATCTACCGCAGCTCCAAACGCACCGGTATGTACCTCTATGTGCTCAAGAGCGATGCCCTTGAGCGTGTGCCTGACGCGCTGATCACGATTTTCGGCAAGCCGGCCCACGCGTTCGACCTGGTGCTGACACCCGAGCGCAAGCTGCAACAGGAAGACATCGTGCAAGTCCTGGAAAACCTCGACAAGCAGGGCTATCACCTGCAAATGCCGCCGGCCGAGGACGAGTACATCGAACACTTGCCCGAAGAGCTGCTGCGCCGCAACGACCCGATGTGA
- a CDS encoding D-2-hydroxyacid dehydrogenase, whose protein sequence is MRVLIAEQDHPLYAQLLGEAAQDLEVLTSGDSAELSRLAADCPVWLGQPDLLATLLRQGHHPQWLQSTWAGITPLLADGLPRDYRLTRAVGIFGQVMAEFVLTYMLGHEREVLARLVSQVERKWDNRMGQSLAGRKALIVGTGDIGQSVAEFLVPFGVKLYGIASSAREQAPFIEVAGLDQLGRLVGEVDYVINLLPNTPSTHDLYDAALFKQFKPTGLFINVGRGVAVVDADLVEALKEGHLAGAVIDVCRQEPLPQRHPFWTAWGLLLTGHSSAPTSPELMVELFVQNLRAYQAKTALRGEVDFDRGY, encoded by the coding sequence ATGCGTGTTCTGATTGCTGAACAGGATCACCCGCTCTACGCCCAATTGCTCGGCGAAGCGGCACAGGACCTTGAAGTGCTGACCAGCGGCGACTCGGCCGAACTGTCGCGCCTGGCCGCCGATTGCCCGGTATGGCTGGGCCAGCCGGACCTGTTGGCCACATTGTTACGACAGGGCCATCACCCGCAATGGCTGCAATCGACCTGGGCGGGCATCACGCCGCTGCTGGCCGACGGCTTGCCGCGTGATTATCGATTGACCCGTGCCGTAGGCATCTTTGGCCAGGTCATGGCTGAATTTGTCCTCACTTATATGCTCGGCCATGAGCGCGAAGTGCTGGCCCGCCTGGTCAGCCAGGTCGAGCGCAAATGGGACAACCGCATGGGCCAGAGCCTGGCGGGACGCAAGGCGTTGATCGTCGGCACCGGCGATATTGGCCAGAGCGTTGCCGAGTTCCTCGTGCCGTTTGGCGTGAAGCTGTATGGCATTGCCAGTTCCGCACGCGAGCAGGCGCCGTTTATCGAAGTGGCCGGGCTCGACCAGTTGGGCCGGCTGGTGGGCGAGGTGGACTACGTGATCAACCTGCTGCCCAACACGCCGAGTACCCACGATCTCTACGACGCGGCGCTGTTCAAGCAATTCAAGCCGACCGGGCTGTTCATCAATGTCGGGCGTGGCGTGGCGGTGGTGGATGCCGATCTGGTCGAAGCCTTGAAAGAAGGGCATTTGGCCGGTGCGGTGATCGATGTGTGCCGCCAGGAGCCATTGCCGCAACGGCATCCGTTCTGGACGGCGTGGGGGCTGCTGCTCACCGGCCATAGCTCCGCGCCGACCTCGCCGGAATTGATGGTGGAGTTGTTTGTGCAGAACCTGCGGGCGTACCAGGCCAAGACCGCATTGCGCGGTGAAGTGGATTTCGACCGCGGTTACTGA